Proteins encoded within one genomic window of Brachybacterium sp. P6-10-X1:
- a CDS encoding MerR family transcriptional regulator, whose amino-acid sequence MRPIDLAREHGLSSQAVRNYEDAGALPAAERTSTGHRRYTARHARALRAFLALRRAIGHRPALDIMAALHGGDLDAALTLLDRAHEQLLRDRGTLTVVERALGDLERGEDPGRAPRTLWIGELAARLRLSPATLRHWESAGLIDPPRDPGSGHRLYPPSAVHDAELVHLLRRGGHRLGDIAEILGQVRVLGETSSVHTALAASRERVSVRAIALLDASAALAEHVRDGAASLGR is encoded by the coding sequence ATGCGTCCCATCGACCTGGCCCGCGAGCACGGGCTGTCCAGCCAGGCCGTGCGCAACTACGAGGACGCCGGGGCGCTGCCCGCGGCCGAGCGCACGAGCACCGGGCACCGTCGCTACACCGCCCGCCACGCCAGGGCGCTGCGGGCTTTCCTCGCGCTCCGCCGCGCCATCGGGCACCGGCCGGCTCTGGACATCATGGCCGCTCTGCACGGCGGGGACCTCGACGCGGCGCTGACCTTGCTGGACCGTGCGCACGAGCAGCTGCTGCGCGATCGCGGGACGCTGACCGTGGTGGAGCGGGCCCTCGGCGACCTCGAGCGCGGAGAGGACCCGGGACGCGCCCCACGGACCCTCTGGATCGGGGAGCTCGCCGCACGACTGCGGCTCTCCCCGGCGACGCTTCGGCACTGGGAGAGCGCGGGCCTGATCGACCCGCCCCGGGACCCGGGCAGCGGGCACCGTCTCTATCCGCCGAGCGCGGTGCACGATGCGGAGCTGGTCCATCTGCTGCGTCGCGGCGGGCACCGCCTGGGGGACATCGCCGAGATCCTCGGTCAGGTGCGGGTGTTGGGGGAGACCTCGTCGGTCCATACCGCCCTGGCGGCCTCCCGGGAACGCGTCTCGGTCCGGGCGATCGCCTTGCTGGACGCTTCCGCAGCGCTCGCGGAGCATGTGCGCGACGGGGCGGCTAGCCTGGGACGGTGA
- a CDS encoding mycothione reductase, whose amino-acid sequence MTDETHFDIALIGSGSANSFPGPEFADRSIVQIDRGVGPRHVFGGTCLNLGCIPTKMFVHTANLAATPSEAGPFGLTEQLRHVDWPAIRDRIFGRIDPITAGGEEYRRDHGDNANLTLLRGTATFTGAKTLRVREQDGTERAVSADTIVLGAGSRPTLPLIDGLAEAAPHTSDTIMRIDRLPSSLAILGSGVIAVEMAHVFASFGVEVTLIARSQQVLRGADADISARLTEILGDRLHLETRLSTTSVRRTADGVELRGMREGQEVVLGAEELMVATGRRPNSDLLDVSAAGIDTTEDGRVAVDAYQRVLAGGEVLDGLWALGDLSSDHQLKHVANHEQRIVRHNILHPERLRRSDTMPIPSGVFTHPQVAWVGMDEETARRSGRDIAVAVQEYASIAYGWAMEDTTGFVKLIADAETTEILGAHLIGPEATTLVQLMIQAMSTGQTARDIATTQYWIHPAMPELIENALLQLVD is encoded by the coding sequence GTGACCGACGAGACGCACTTCGACATCGCCCTGATCGGCTCCGGCTCCGCGAACTCTTTCCCGGGACCCGAGTTCGCGGACCGCTCCATCGTCCAGATCGACCGCGGCGTCGGGCCCCGCCACGTGTTCGGCGGGACCTGCCTGAACCTCGGCTGCATCCCCACCAAGATGTTCGTGCACACCGCGAACCTCGCCGCGACGCCCTCCGAAGCCGGCCCCTTCGGCCTGACCGAGCAGCTGCGCCACGTCGACTGGCCCGCGATCCGCGACCGCATCTTCGGGCGCATCGACCCGATCACGGCCGGCGGCGAGGAGTACCGCCGGGACCACGGGGACAATGCGAACCTCACCCTGCTGCGGGGTACCGCGACCTTCACCGGGGCGAAGACCCTGCGCGTGCGGGAGCAGGACGGCACCGAGCGCGCGGTGAGCGCCGACACCATCGTCCTCGGCGCCGGCTCCCGGCCGACGCTGCCGCTGATCGACGGTCTCGCGGAGGCGGCTCCGCACACCTCGGACACGATCATGCGGATCGACCGTCTGCCCTCCTCGCTCGCGATCCTCGGATCCGGCGTGATCGCCGTCGAGATGGCGCACGTGTTCGCGTCCTTCGGCGTCGAGGTCACGCTCATCGCCCGTTCGCAGCAGGTGCTGCGCGGGGCCGACGCCGACATCTCGGCGCGGCTGACGGAGATCCTCGGCGACCGGCTGCACCTGGAGACCCGGTTGTCGACCACCTCGGTGCGCCGCACCGCCGACGGGGTCGAGCTGCGCGGGATGCGCGAGGGCCAGGAGGTCGTGCTGGGCGCCGAGGAGCTGATGGTCGCGACCGGGCGTCGCCCCAATTCCGACCTGCTGGACGTCTCCGCCGCCGGCATCGACACCACCGAGGACGGCCGCGTGGCGGTCGATGCGTACCAGCGCGTTCTCGCAGGTGGCGAGGTGCTCGACGGTCTCTGGGCGCTGGGCGACCTCTCCAGCGACCACCAGCTCAAGCACGTCGCCAACCACGAACAGCGCATCGTGCGGCACAACATCCTGCACCCGGAGCGGCTGCGCCGCTCCGACACGATGCCGATCCCCAGCGGGGTGTTCACCCATCCGCAGGTGGCCTGGGTCGGGATGGACGAGGAGACGGCCCGCCGCAGCGGCCGCGACATCGCGGTCGCCGTCCAGGAGTACGCCTCGATCGCCTACGGCTGGGCGATGGAGGACACCACCGGCTTCGTGAAGCTCATCGCGGACGCCGAGACCACCGAGATCCTCGGCGCCCACCTCATCGGCCCCGAGGCAACCACCCTGGTGCAGCTGATGATCCAGGCGATGAGCACCGGACAGACCGCCCGGGACATCGCCACCACGCAGTACTGGATCCATCCGGCGATGCCGGAGCTGATCGAGAACGCCCTGCTCCAGCTGGTGGACTGA
- a CDS encoding LCP family protein produces the protein MQGAAGQDGSGRPSLSRPLRGNAPVHDAWSQEATSSEHDAWSGSIAPRGSSEPAAPGDGPTEPGSPATAGDSEPSRATGSTGPAGAPGATGTSDAADAHEGSLPKVAFWTVLTTLLPGSGLVTTRLRRIGWVLLAILALAAVTLTAFLVIGDPMRNGMMLLTNRAVLIGFLITAVVIGLVWALQIVAANLTHSRRQRLEGTKRYLALALAALMVVAVVFPVGRGVQSLWAAQGLLGSTTVFGGRDGDGRTLAEGKDPWANTERVNVMLLGQDAGSDRTGTRPDTIMVASIDTETGQTALFSIPRNLEKVEFPEGTPAAEEFPDGFDYYGPNQDLINAVWTWAEEHPDLFPDDPNPGLTATRWAVEETLGLDTDYYAMVNLQGFEDLVNAIGGVDLVVERRIPIGGGAGPIDGYIEPGSQKLDGYHALWYARSREGSNDFDRNCRQQRIVRAVAEEADPATLAMSVPRLVSATEANIQTDIPVSNLDAFVDLALRIKDGGFTSYPITPDVTPSGNPDYEYLESWVQASIEDSMKQDPPESVLGETEPGSTDPADTGAAPEEESSSDDVPDSEETTEEETTEEETTSEDETSSSETTPTDEPTIDHDPLKSCLPGAEAQQG, from the coding sequence GTGCAGGGAGCCGCCGGCCAGGACGGCAGCGGGCGGCCGTCGCTCTCGCGCCCGCTGCGCGGCAATGCTCCCGTGCACGACGCCTGGTCGCAGGAGGCGACGTCGAGCGAGCACGACGCCTGGTCGGGCTCGATCGCCCCCCGTGGCTCGTCCGAGCCCGCCGCTCCCGGCGACGGCCCCACGGAACCGGGCTCCCCCGCGACCGCCGGGGACTCCGAGCCCTCACGCGCGACCGGGTCGACCGGCCCGGCCGGAGCGCCCGGCGCGACGGGCACGTCGGACGCGGCGGATGCGCACGAGGGATCGCTGCCGAAGGTGGCGTTCTGGACCGTTCTCACCACCCTGCTGCCCGGCTCGGGCCTGGTCACCACCCGACTGCGCCGGATCGGCTGGGTGCTGCTCGCGATCCTGGCCCTCGCCGCCGTGACGCTGACGGCCTTCCTGGTCATCGGCGACCCGATGCGCAACGGCATGATGCTGCTGACCAACCGCGCCGTCCTGATCGGGTTCCTGATCACCGCCGTGGTCATCGGCCTGGTGTGGGCGCTGCAGATCGTGGCGGCGAACCTCACCCACTCCCGCCGCCAGCGCCTCGAGGGGACCAAGCGCTATCTCGCCCTCGCCCTGGCGGCTCTCATGGTCGTCGCCGTCGTCTTCCCCGTCGGCCGCGGCGTGCAGTCGCTGTGGGCGGCGCAGGGTCTGCTCGGCTCGACAACGGTGTTCGGCGGTCGGGACGGCGACGGTCGGACGCTGGCGGAGGGCAAGGACCCGTGGGCGAACACCGAGCGCGTGAACGTCATGCTGCTGGGCCAGGACGCCGGCTCCGACCGCACCGGCACCCGCCCGGACACGATCATGGTGGCCTCGATCGACACCGAGACCGGACAGACCGCCCTGTTCTCCATCCCCCGAAACCTCGAGAAGGTCGAGTTCCCGGAGGGGACCCCCGCGGCCGAGGAGTTCCCCGACGGCTTCGACTACTACGGACCGAACCAGGACCTGATCAATGCGGTGTGGACCTGGGCCGAGGAGCATCCCGATCTCTTCCCCGACGATCCCAACCCGGGGCTCACGGCCACCCGCTGGGCGGTCGAGGAGACTCTCGGTCTGGACACCGACTACTACGCGATGGTGAACCTGCAGGGCTTCGAGGATCTCGTCAACGCCATCGGCGGCGTCGACCTGGTCGTGGAACGGCGCATCCCCATCGGAGGAGGCGCCGGCCCGATCGACGGCTACATCGAACCGGGTTCGCAGAAGCTCGACGGCTATCACGCGCTGTGGTACGCCCGCTCCCGCGAAGGGTCCAACGACTTCGACCGCAACTGCCGCCAGCAGCGCATCGTGCGAGCGGTGGCCGAGGAGGCCGACCCCGCGACCTTGGCCATGTCGGTGCCCCGCCTGGTCTCCGCCACGGAGGCGAACATCCAGACCGACATCCCGGTCTCGAACCTGGACGCCTTCGTCGATCTGGCCCTGCGGATCAAGGACGGTGGTTTCACCTCCTACCCGATCACCCCGGACGTGACCCCCTCGGGGAACCCGGACTACGAATACCTCGAGTCCTGGGTGCAGGCCTCCATCGAGGACTCCATGAAGCAGGACCCGCCGGAGTCGGTGCTCGGGGAGACCGAGCCGGGGTCGACCGATCCCGCGGACACCGGCGCCGCTCCCGAGGAGGAGAGCTCCTCCGACGACGTCCCGGACTCGGAGGAGACGACCGAGGAGGAGACCACGGAGGAGGAGACCACGAGCGAGGACGAGACCTCCTCGTCGGAGACGACGCCGACGGACGAGCCGACGATCGATCACGATCCGCTGAAGTCCTGCCTGCCGGGAGCCGAGGCCCAGCAGGGCTGA